In a single window of the Streptomyces sp. NBC_00353 genome:
- a CDS encoding condensation domain-containing protein — MTAPDSGLPRRLHDIWTDLLGDSDPDAGFLEAGGHSVLAARLIARIGAELDATLSLATLIRDNPSFHDLVAFVERARHDPSPAGPRPAAPESTADNHPEPAPISPAMRRIWTWHQLHPDSPAYNVVRVLTLDAQVQPATLRAALADLADRHDALRCRVVEPAPARAEIVIDEAVSVPLVIDVVHGTSHDDVADQVDTALRRTADRPIPLDTAPLWRCGLVWSPATGRTWIALVMHHLISDLRSSDIVLNDLAIAYAARQDGAAPQWPRPAPGLLPHLRRQAGHADSAQWKADLDWWGQRLAARARTPLPGPAPLAAGPDEHRATTHTVDLPARAGHAVDSMVRGAGITPAVFFLTIATTILASRSGGDPGVVGVPSLRVAEPSDEQTVSFLLDTLLLDPGDPAADKRTVVEACAATRLTLLDAVDHATPTYDEILDRLQLPRTSRSPLIRLWFNDLTGAAPPARFANHASTEHDLAPGWALFDLSLYVIRTADGYRLHLAAPQRSAHHDVADLTDLAEQVARVCSAAAADPQRQLVGLLPPARNGGHSTTPPAPGHAPSTVELLTRTAGEQPTAPALDTDDGVVDRRTLDHAVTARAAQVLATAEAGDLVALPARRDRLFIERLLACLRAKVTPVLIDAAWPKARRDAAALGSRASHAFPDDDGPLQALPAPPRQAHDLPAPAHVLFTSGTTADPLPVLIPTPVTDAAIADLAAWLGVGSDDRIALLSGPAHDPALRDIGLAVRTGACLCLPAPSEQADLTRLAQWLHTQRISVLSATPTLLTLAFGSAQGTQRLPHLRLVICGGAPLTTATAALIRSRAPKAVIINGYGCVETPQLVVTHRLDPDDPLPDTSHVPIGRPLPGRRVELLTTDGRRCTDGERGELWVGEPWIASGYLTDAPERFVTGSRRLVRTGDLAQRDSTGLLHLVGRLDRQVLVNSHRVLLDEVEAAARGCPGVADAVAELVGDEDHQALRLWVQPLAAESRPQEAAVRTHLTEVLAAPALPATITFVDRLDLSANLKPAAPGAGAHTAPSPGSSTSLDARLQDTAAAVLGHPVSTTTNFFDAGFTSITLLQFGAELSTVLGRRVEPLWLFQHPNLRALAAALGLTAHPLTGADGARHGTPPPHNPSGPGHQESRERLRDARRRARQQTRTSTDQ, encoded by the coding sequence GTGACCGCCCCCGACAGCGGTCTCCCCCGCCGACTGCACGACATCTGGACCGACCTGCTCGGCGACTCCGACCCAGATGCCGGATTCCTCGAAGCCGGCGGACACTCGGTGCTGGCGGCCAGGCTCATCGCCCGTATCGGCGCCGAGCTCGATGCCACACTCAGCCTCGCCACCCTCATCAGGGACAACCCTTCGTTCCATGACCTCGTCGCGTTTGTCGAGCGGGCCAGGCACGATCCCTCCCCTGCCGGCCCACGTCCCGCCGCCCCGGAGTCAACCGCCGACAACCACCCGGAACCGGCGCCCATCTCTCCCGCCATGCGCAGAATCTGGACGTGGCACCAACTCCACCCGGACTCCCCCGCCTACAACGTCGTGCGGGTCCTCACGCTCGACGCCCAGGTGCAACCCGCGACGCTGCGCGCCGCCCTGGCGGACCTCGCCGACCGTCATGACGCCTTGCGCTGCCGCGTCGTCGAACCCGCACCCGCCCGCGCCGAGATCGTCATCGACGAGGCAGTCTCCGTACCTCTCGTGATCGACGTCGTACACGGCACGTCACACGACGACGTGGCCGACCAGGTCGACACCGCACTGCGCCGGACCGCCGACCGGCCGATCCCACTCGACACCGCACCGCTGTGGCGGTGCGGACTCGTCTGGTCACCCGCCACCGGGCGCACCTGGATCGCCCTGGTGATGCACCACCTCATCAGCGACCTGCGCTCCTCGGACATCGTGCTCAACGACCTGGCGATCGCCTACGCCGCACGCCAGGACGGAGCCGCACCGCAGTGGCCGCGCCCGGCCCCCGGTCTCCTCCCCCACCTCCGCCGCCAGGCCGGCCACGCCGACTCCGCACAGTGGAAGGCCGACCTCGACTGGTGGGGTCAGCGGCTGGCCGCCCGCGCCCGCACCCCGCTGCCCGGGCCTGCACCACTCGCAGCCGGACCTGACGAGCACCGGGCCACCACCCACACCGTCGACCTGCCGGCCCGAGCCGGCCACGCGGTGGACTCGATGGTGCGCGGCGCCGGAATCACACCGGCGGTCTTCTTCCTGACCATCGCCACCACGATTCTCGCGTCACGCTCCGGAGGCGACCCGGGTGTGGTCGGCGTGCCGAGCCTCCGGGTGGCGGAGCCCTCGGACGAACAGACCGTTTCCTTCCTCCTCGACACATTGCTGCTGGACCCCGGCGATCCCGCCGCAGACAAGCGCACCGTCGTCGAGGCCTGCGCGGCGACACGCCTCACGCTCCTAGACGCCGTGGACCACGCGACGCCCACCTACGACGAGATCCTCGACCGCCTGCAGCTCCCGCGCACGTCCCGCAGTCCACTCATCCGCCTCTGGTTCAACGACCTCACCGGGGCAGCTCCACCAGCGCGGTTCGCCAACCATGCGAGCACGGAACACGACCTCGCGCCCGGGTGGGCACTGTTCGACCTCAGCCTGTACGTCATACGCACCGCCGACGGCTACCGCCTGCACCTCGCCGCCCCGCAGCGATCAGCACACCACGATGTTGCCGATCTCACCGATCTCGCGGAGCAGGTGGCACGGGTCTGCTCAGCCGCCGCAGCCGACCCGCAGCGCCAACTCGTCGGCCTCCTGCCGCCGGCGCGGAACGGCGGACACAGCACCACACCACCCGCCCCCGGTCACGCGCCGTCGACGGTCGAACTCCTCACCCGTACAGCAGGCGAACAGCCCACCGCCCCGGCTCTCGACACCGACGACGGAGTCGTCGACCGGCGCACACTCGACCACGCCGTCACCGCCCGCGCCGCCCAGGTGCTGGCAACGGCTGAAGCCGGAGACCTCGTCGCCCTGCCCGCTCGACGGGACCGTCTCTTCATCGAGCGGCTGCTCGCCTGTCTGCGCGCCAAGGTCACCCCCGTACTGATCGATGCCGCGTGGCCGAAGGCACGCCGCGACGCAGCGGCTCTGGGCAGCCGCGCCTCCCATGCCTTCCCCGACGACGACGGCCCTCTGCAAGCCCTTCCTGCCCCGCCCCGGCAGGCGCACGACCTTCCCGCGCCGGCACATGTGCTCTTCACCTCCGGCACGACCGCCGACCCACTCCCGGTACTCATACCGACACCTGTCACCGACGCCGCGATCGCCGACCTCGCGGCCTGGCTCGGAGTAGGCAGCGACGACCGCATCGCCCTGCTCAGCGGACCGGCTCACGACCCTGCCCTGCGCGACATCGGCCTCGCGGTCCGGACGGGAGCATGCCTCTGCCTGCCCGCGCCGAGTGAGCAGGCCGACCTCACCAGGCTTGCCCAGTGGCTGCACACCCAGCGGATCAGCGTCCTCAGCGCGACCCCGACCCTGCTGACCCTGGCCTTCGGCTCGGCTCAGGGCACCCAACGCCTCCCCCACCTGCGCCTCGTCATCTGCGGGGGCGCCCCGCTCACCACCGCGACGGCGGCACTGATCAGGTCGCGAGCACCGAAAGCCGTCATCATCAACGGCTACGGATGCGTCGAGACCCCGCAACTGGTGGTCACACACCGCCTCGATCCCGACGACCCGCTCCCCGACACCTCACACGTACCCATCGGTCGTCCGCTGCCTGGCAGGAGGGTCGAGCTCCTCACCACGGACGGGCGCCGATGCACCGACGGAGAACGCGGTGAACTCTGGGTCGGCGAACCGTGGATCGCGTCCGGATACCTCACCGATGCACCCGAGCGGTTCGTCACCGGCTCCCGCCGGCTGGTGCGCACCGGCGACCTCGCGCAGCGGGACTCGACCGGGCTGCTCCACCTGGTCGGTCGCCTCGATCGGCAGGTTCTGGTCAATTCCCACCGTGTCCTGCTCGACGAGGTCGAGGCAGCGGCACGCGGCTGCCCCGGGGTCGCGGACGCGGTGGCCGAACTCGTCGGCGACGAAGACCACCAGGCGCTGCGGCTGTGGGTACAGCCCCTGGCTGCGGAGTCGCGTCCGCAGGAGGCGGCCGTGCGCACGCATCTCACCGAAGTGCTCGCTGCGCCGGCCCTTCCCGCCACGATCACGTTCGTCGACCGGCTTGACCTGTCCGCGAATCTCAAGCCCGCTGCCCCAGGCGCGGGAGCACACACCGCGCCTTCCCCCGGGTCCTCTACGTCACTCGACGCCCGGCTCCAAGACACCGCCGCGGCGGTACTCGGCCACCCCGTCTCCACCACGACCAACTTCTTCGACGCCGGCTTCACCTCGATCACGCTGCTGCAGTTCGGGGCAGAACTGAGCACCGTCCTCGGCCGACGGGTGGAACCGCTCTGGCTGTTCCAGCACCCGAACCTGCGGGCGCTCGCTGCGGCTCTCGGCCTCACCGCCCACCCCCTTACCGGGGCCGACGGCGCCCGTCACGGCACTCCGCCACCTCACAACCCCAGCGGGCCCGGCCACCAGGAGAGCCGCGAGCGTCTGCGTGACGCCCGGCGCCGGGCCAGGCAGCAGACCCGCACGTCCACGGACCAGTGA
- a CDS encoding 4'-phosphopantetheinyl transferase family protein: MDQVTLRPGNLAEIAVSGRPAPGPLPPTGPALWEIVPEAWRTDVSELATEVLDARERERAAAFRFPEDREAYVVAHVGLRLLLGAYLNTPVGSVALERRPCPVCGGPHGRPAVPGDEVHFSLSHTRGQVLFAFALAPVGADVEQVPSASRVDPVVRTLHPEEQRELAALPAQARAEAFGRVWVRKEAFFKGLGTGLSRGLEQDYVGVLPRGAIQPPGWEIRDVAVGHGFQAAVAVQQVRTR; this comes from the coding sequence ATGGATCAGGTGACGCTCAGACCCGGCAATCTGGCGGAGATCGCAGTATCCGGCCGGCCGGCACCAGGGCCGCTGCCCCCAACCGGTCCGGCGCTGTGGGAAATAGTGCCGGAGGCCTGGCGCACCGATGTCTCCGAGTTGGCCACTGAGGTACTCGACGCCAGGGAGCGAGAGCGGGCCGCGGCATTCCGGTTTCCGGAAGATCGGGAGGCGTACGTGGTCGCGCATGTGGGGCTGCGGCTGCTGCTGGGCGCATACCTGAACACACCAGTCGGTTCCGTGGCGCTGGAGCGGCGACCCTGTCCCGTCTGCGGCGGGCCGCATGGTCGACCAGCGGTGCCAGGTGACGAGGTCCACTTCTCCCTCTCGCACACCAGAGGGCAGGTGCTCTTCGCGTTCGCTCTCGCGCCGGTGGGGGCGGATGTGGAGCAAGTCCCCTCGGCGTCCCGGGTGGATCCGGTGGTCCGGACTCTGCACCCGGAGGAGCAGAGGGAACTGGCGGCACTACCTGCGCAGGCGCGGGCCGAGGCCTTCGGCCGAGTGTGGGTGCGCAAGGAAGCCTTCTTCAAAGGGCTTGGTACAGGGCTTTCCCGCGGGCTCGAGCAGGACTACGTCGGCGTGCTGCCACGCGGTGCGATACAGCCGCCCGGTTGGGAGATCAGGGATGTGGCCGTGGGGCATGGCTTCCAGGCCGCGGTCGCTGTGCAGCAAGTCAGGACACGGTAG
- a CDS encoding ATP-binding protein, producing MIETRVGRKSAYTETLPRTPGSARVARRLASSALRFWGLDELEDAIQLVIAELMSNAITHAKREAVRVTVTRLDRRRVRVAVMDLSRELPRPRPVGADAESGRGLTIVDALSGGRWGVDPLPWGKRVWTELSEVPGE from the coding sequence GTGATTGAGACCAGAGTCGGCCGGAAGTCCGCCTACACCGAGACCCTGCCGAGGACCCCCGGCTCCGCGCGGGTCGCGCGACGCCTGGCATCGTCGGCTCTCCGTTTCTGGGGCCTGGACGAGTTGGAGGATGCCATCCAGCTCGTCATCGCCGAACTGATGTCGAACGCGATCACGCACGCGAAACGGGAGGCGGTGCGGGTGACCGTGACGCGCCTGGACCGGCGGCGGGTGCGCGTCGCCGTGATGGACCTGTCGCGAGAACTGCCGCGGCCTCGCCCCGTCGGCGCGGATGCAGAGTCCGGGCGTGGCCTGACGATCGTGGACGCGTTGAGCGGCGGCCGGTGGGGCGTCGACCCGCTGCCCTGGGGGAAGCGCGTGTGGACGGAGTTGTCGGAGGTGCCTGGTGAATGA
- a CDS encoding helix-turn-helix domain-containing protein encodes MIYQPPTDLPRDLLKDEDMQRALTGHDFGKVFRLARERAGISYSKIAAECDIKPDRVGTLARGQVRITTFEKIVQIADALRVPGRVLGLAPRPWETDAAPAATSAFDGGRTRDAESLYEESRDFARDAQDTDLYGNSLAFLAYNTIADDRRTAVAFAEDSAPRSPPGRRPPSAPSSTNGSPGPAPSTTRRTARKSPSPPHARPLPTRRTTNLSPTGPSGSTTPSSTS; translated from the coding sequence ATGATCTACCAGCCGCCCACGGACCTGCCGCGGGACCTCCTCAAAGACGAGGACATGCAACGCGCGCTGACCGGCCATGACTTCGGGAAAGTCTTCCGGCTCGCACGCGAACGGGCGGGGATCAGCTACTCGAAGATCGCCGCCGAGTGCGACATCAAGCCCGACAGGGTCGGGACACTCGCGCGTGGCCAAGTCCGGATCACGACCTTCGAGAAGATCGTGCAGATCGCGGATGCTCTACGCGTCCCTGGACGCGTGCTCGGCCTCGCTCCCCGCCCGTGGGAGACGGACGCCGCTCCTGCTGCAACATCCGCATTCGATGGCGGTCGCACCCGCGACGCCGAATCCCTCTACGAAGAGAGCCGCGACTTCGCGCGCGACGCACAGGACACCGACCTCTACGGCAACAGCCTTGCCTTCCTCGCCTACAACACCATCGCAGACGACCGGCGCACCGCCGTCGCGTTCGCAGAGGACTCTGCGCCACGATCACCGCCCGGACGCCGTCCTCCGTCCGCGCCCTCCTCTACGAACGGCTCGCCTGGGCCTGCGCCGTCGACAACCAGGCGGACGGCACGGAAGTCGCCCTCACCGCCGCACGCAAGGCCCTTGCCGACGCGCAGGACGACGAACCTCAGCCCGACTGGTCCGTCTGGGTCGACGACACCGAGCTCGACATCATGA
- the cutA gene encoding divalent-cation tolerance protein CutA, which yields MTEYVQVSTATETKQQAIDLAGPAVQQRLAAGAQVIGPVTSVFWHLGEYGTGEDWQLLLKTTTDRYPELEAHLLEHHLWANPELRAVPITLGAEGCKKWIADSVAP from the coding sequence ATGACTGAATACGTGCAGGTATCCACGGCCACGGAGACGAAGCAGCAGGCAATCGATCTCGCGGGCCCGGCAGTCCAGCAGCGGCTCGCCGCCGGTGCGCAGGTCATCGGGCCGGTCACGAGCGTGTTCTGGCACCTGGGCGAGTACGGCACAGGCGAGGATTGGCAGCTCCTCCTCAAGACGACGACGGACCGCTACCCGGAGCTGGAGGCGCACCTCCTTGAGCATCACCTGTGGGCCAACCCGGAGCTGCGTGCCGTACCGATCACCCTGGGAGCCGAAGGGTGCAAGAAGTGGATCGCTGACTCTGTAGCTCCCTAA
- a CDS encoding DUF1416 domain-containing protein has product MTATPVDPKPTTRTVVTGRVQVADGPAAGVWVRLLDPAGEFVGEVVTSAIGEFRFYVPPGHWVLRALSPRGVTEMPVEAEPGRATQAELRLSERLPDSVEIIQISTLSLGNRSYLITDGSVAVAVDPQRDLERVTSVLEDRGLRLDTVVETHLHNDYVTGGLELARRCQAAYAVPAGPPLGFDAVRVGDGDQLTAGKLRIQVIATPGHTDHHLAYAFAPADGAPRLVCTGGSLLYGTTGRTDLMGADLAEPLAHQQYRSVRHLAEVLPEDTVILPTHGFGSFCAATTVGAVQRSTIGRERAVNPVFSQTEDTFVTGTLTGLEPCPAYYRRMAPINAAGPPPRASLPGPRLADPAELADRITAGEWVVDVRPRADYAPVHLPGTVNFDASGSLATYLGWLVPFDAPVTLLAADHNELQAARIELLRIGFDHLAAAAVGNPLEWVGPQELASYPRSDFATLATVRTGRQVEVLDVRSDREWRSGHLPGARHIPLPELPNAIVSLPEAEHWVHCRSGFRAAIAASLLAAVGHQVVLIDDTVEHARPVVQEG; this is encoded by the coding sequence ATGACCGCGACACCTGTGGATCCCAAACCCACCACCCGAACCGTCGTGACCGGCCGCGTCCAGGTCGCCGACGGGCCGGCCGCGGGCGTCTGGGTCCGGCTGCTCGATCCGGCAGGGGAGTTCGTCGGTGAGGTAGTCACCTCCGCGATTGGGGAATTCCGCTTCTACGTGCCCCCGGGGCACTGGGTGTTGCGGGCGCTCTCGCCGCGTGGTGTCACGGAGATGCCGGTCGAGGCGGAGCCGGGCCGGGCCACCCAGGCCGAGCTGCGGCTCTCCGAGCGGCTGCCCGATAGCGTGGAGATCATCCAGATCTCCACGCTCAGCCTCGGGAACCGCAGCTACCTGATCACGGACGGGTCGGTCGCGGTCGCCGTGGACCCGCAACGTGACCTGGAGCGCGTCACCAGTGTGCTCGAGGACCGCGGCCTGCGGCTCGACACGGTCGTGGAGACCCACCTGCACAACGACTATGTGACAGGCGGTCTGGAGCTCGCACGCCGCTGCCAGGCGGCGTACGCGGTGCCAGCCGGGCCGCCCCTTGGCTTCGACGCCGTCCGGGTCGGCGACGGCGACCAACTGACGGCCGGGAAGCTGCGGATCCAGGTGATCGCCACACCCGGGCACACCGACCACCACCTCGCCTACGCCTTCGCGCCCGCCGACGGGGCACCTCGGCTGGTATGCACCGGCGGCTCCCTGCTGTACGGCACCACGGGCCGTACCGACCTCATGGGTGCAGACCTCGCCGAGCCGCTCGCCCATCAGCAGTACCGATCAGTGCGCCACCTGGCCGAGGTACTACCCGAAGACACCGTCATCCTGCCGACCCACGGCTTCGGCAGCTTCTGCGCCGCGACGACCGTCGGCGCGGTCCAACGCTCCACCATCGGCCGCGAACGGGCCGTGAACCCTGTCTTCAGCCAAACCGAAGACACCTTCGTGACCGGGACACTGACGGGTCTGGAGCCCTGCCCCGCGTACTACCGCCGGATGGCGCCGATCAACGCCGCCGGGCCGCCGCCCCGCGCCTCGCTCCCCGGGCCAAGGCTTGCGGATCCGGCCGAACTGGCCGACCGGATCACAGCGGGCGAGTGGGTGGTCGACGTGCGTCCGCGAGCCGACTACGCACCGGTCCATCTGCCGGGCACGGTCAACTTCGACGCCTCCGGATCCCTTGCCACCTACCTCGGCTGGCTGGTTCCGTTCGACGCCCCCGTCACCCTGCTGGCCGCCGACCACAACGAGTTGCAGGCAGCCCGCATCGAGCTGCTGCGGATCGGCTTCGACCATCTTGCGGCTGCCGCCGTCGGAAACCCGCTCGAATGGGTCGGCCCACAAGAGCTGGCCTCCTACCCGCGATCCGACTTCGCCACCCTCGCCACTGTCCGGACCGGGCGACAGGTGGAGGTCCTGGACGTCCGCAGTGACCGCGAGTGGCGCTCCGGCCACCTGCCCGGCGCCCGCCACATCCCGCTGCCCGAACTGCCCAACGCCATCGTGTCCCTGCCGGAGGCCGAGCACTGGGTGCATTGCCGCAGCGGCTTCCGGGCCGCGATCGCCGCCTCGCTGCTCGCCGCCGTCGGACACCAGGTCGTCCTCATTGACGACACCGTCGAGCACGCGCGCCCCGTGGTGCAGGAGGGTTAG
- a CDS encoding sulfurtransferase: MSRDQSLVDADWVQQHVDDASMVIAEVDEDVSAYDTGHIRGAVKLDWKNDLQDPVRRDFVDQKRFEELMSERGVTPDHTVVLYGGNNNWFAAYAYWYFKVYGHERVRLLDGGRKIWELQLRPLTDEVPQRPRTGYTAKEPDYSIRAFRDEVLASIGQQNQNLIDVRSPQEFSGELLAPAHLPQEQAQRGGHIPGARNVPWSKAANDDGTFKTNEELRALYLDAGVDFDRDTIAYCRIGERSAHTWFVFHELLDHPNVKNYDGSWTEYGSMVGVPIEK; encoded by the coding sequence ATGAGCCGTGACCAATCCCTGGTCGACGCCGACTGGGTGCAGCAGCACGTGGACGACGCGAGCATGGTGATCGCCGAGGTCGACGAGGATGTGAGCGCCTACGACACCGGTCACATCCGGGGCGCGGTGAAGCTGGACTGGAAGAACGATCTGCAGGATCCGGTCCGCCGCGATTTCGTGGACCAGAAGCGCTTTGAGGAGCTGATGTCGGAGCGCGGCGTCACGCCCGACCACACCGTTGTCCTGTACGGCGGCAACAACAACTGGTTCGCCGCTTATGCCTACTGGTACTTCAAGGTCTACGGGCACGAGCGCGTGCGCCTGCTCGACGGCGGTCGCAAAATCTGGGAACTGCAGTTGCGGCCGCTCACTGACGAGGTGCCGCAGCGACCGAGGACCGGCTACACCGCCAAGGAGCCGGACTACTCGATCCGGGCTTTCCGTGACGAGGTGCTGGCCTCGATCGGGCAGCAGAACCAGAACCTGATCGACGTCCGCTCCCCCCAGGAGTTCTCAGGTGAGCTGCTGGCCCCCGCCCATTTGCCGCAGGAGCAGGCGCAGCGCGGTGGTCACATCCCCGGTGCCAGAAACGTCCCCTGGTCCAAGGCGGCCAACGACGACGGCACCTTCAAGACAAACGAGGAACTCCGGGCGCTCTACCTCGACGCAGGCGTCGACTTCGACCGCGACACCATCGCCTACTGCCGGATCGGCGAGCGCAGCGCCCACACCTGGTTCGTCTTCCACGAACTGCTCGACCACCCCAACGTGAAGAACTACGACGGCTCGTGGACCGAGTACGGCTCGATGGTCGGCGTTCCGATCGAGAAGTGA
- a CDS encoding type II toxin -antitoxin system TacA 1-like antitoxin, which produces MNTMSEPKAMNLRFPDPEQRAAIAAAAKQEGVSMQEYILSAAYARATAIEDRFLDSFKESMARSGAAFAAEPSSIDATAEQRAAEQQAREFEQQGQGHAA; this is translated from the coding sequence ATGAATACCATGTCGGAACCCAAGGCCATGAACCTACGCTTCCCCGATCCCGAGCAGCGGGCCGCCATCGCGGCCGCCGCAAAGCAGGAAGGGGTCAGCATGCAGGAGTACATCCTGTCCGCCGCCTACGCCCGCGCCACCGCCATCGAGGACAGGTTCCTGGACAGTTTCAAGGAATCGATGGCTCGCAGCGGCGCCGCGTTCGCCGCCGAGCCCAGCAGCATCGACGCCACCGCGGAGCAGCGTGCCGCTGAGCAGCAGGCGCGCGAGTTCGAGCAGCAGGGGCAGGGCCACGCCGCGTGA
- a CDS encoding fic family toxin-antitoxin system, toxin component: MTQPEPIHPLDVTYLLHAAELLDGDPQVDDYGPLYAAVARVNAQAMDRDIYGSLHLKAAALLQTLAKLPCLEHSNEAFAWHSAEAYLTLNGHRLDYPPKAALALVRDAASGALGVARIARQLRGWTVT, translated from the coding sequence GTGACCCAGCCCGAACCGATCCACCCGCTCGACGTCACCTACCTGCTGCACGCCGCCGAGCTCCTCGACGGCGACCCCCAGGTCGACGACTACGGCCCCCTCTATGCCGCGGTCGCGCGCGTCAACGCCCAAGCCATGGACCGTGACATCTACGGCTCCCTGCACCTCAAAGCAGCAGCCCTCCTCCAGACCCTGGCAAAGTTGCCTTGCCTGGAGCATTCCAACGAAGCATTCGCCTGGCACTCCGCCGAGGCCTACCTCACCCTCAACGGACACCGGCTCGACTACCCGCCCAAAGCAGCCCTCGCACTCGTTCGGGACGCCGCCTCCGGGGCGCTCGGTGTCGCCCGGATCGCCCGCCAGCTGCGCGGCTGGACTGTCACCTGA
- a CDS encoding ATP-binding protein, whose translation MHSAATRPIPRLAPVITMVCFMEGSFTGQPMSPCARCRKKPPGDPAARKVDDHPMNPPPSLGQRLVQARESGFVGRARELDLFRSALEGTPDSFAVLFVHGPGGIGKSTLLRRFAGLARSAARTVIRIDGRSQGLSRENFEAEAAPAMADERPVLLIDTFEQCQGLESWLRDSFLPRLPAEALVVIAGRQSPDSRWHTDPGWAQALHVVDLRNLPPSDATVLLTLRQVPSRLHAPLLRFAGGHPLTLCLAAEVAVNHPADTVDWRPRRTSTRRSWNTWSARCPRPPTATPWKSAPTRTPPPWTCCARSCPARTRTPCSAGCARFPSPRPARTAFTRTTWSGMCSTAICAGVPPRDTRPCTSGSTPIYCSGPARRADRLCCPPWRP comes from the coding sequence ATGCACTCCGCGGCGACGCGGCCGATCCCGCGGCTCGCGCCCGTCATCACGATGGTGTGCTTCATGGAAGGCTCCTTCACTGGTCAGCCGATGTCGCCCTGCGCGCGCTGCCGGAAGAAACCTCCCGGCGACCCCGCCGCCCGGAAAGTGGATGACCATCCCATGAACCCGCCCCCCAGCCTCGGCCAGCGACTCGTCCAGGCCCGCGAGAGCGGCTTCGTGGGCCGCGCCCGCGAACTGGATCTGTTCCGCTCAGCCCTGGAGGGCACGCCGGATTCCTTCGCCGTGCTGTTCGTTCACGGTCCCGGGGGTATCGGCAAGTCCACGCTTCTGCGGAGGTTCGCCGGCCTGGCACGCTCAGCGGCCAGGACGGTCATCCGGATCGACGGGCGATCCCAGGGCTTGTCCCGGGAGAACTTTGAAGCCGAGGCCGCGCCGGCTATGGCTGACGAACGGCCTGTGTTGCTGATCGACACCTTCGAGCAGTGCCAGGGCCTGGAGAGCTGGCTGCGCGACAGCTTCCTGCCCCGGCTGCCCGCCGAAGCCCTTGTTGTGATCGCGGGCCGGCAGTCACCCGATTCACGCTGGCACACCGATCCCGGATGGGCGCAGGCGCTGCACGTGGTCGACTTGCGTAATCTGCCGCCCTCCGATGCGACCGTACTGCTGACGTTGCGACAGGTGCCGTCCCGGCTCCACGCCCCGCTTCTGAGGTTCGCAGGCGGTCACCCCCTCACGCTCTGCCTCGCCGCGGAGGTCGCGGTCAACCACCCTGCGGACACCGTCGACTGGCGGCCACGCAGGACATCTACGCGGCGCTCCTGGAACACCTGGTCGGCGAGGTGCCCTCGCCCGCCCACCGCGACGCCCTGGAAATCTGCGCCCACGCGCACACCACCACCGTGGACCTGCTGCGCGCGGTCCTGCCCGGCGAGGACGCGAACACCCTGTTCGGCTGGCTGCGCGCGCTTCCCTTCACCGAGACCGGCCCGCACGGCATTTACCCGCACGACGTGGTCCGGGATGTGCTCGACAGCGATCTGCGCTGGCGTGCCCCCGAGGGATACCAGGCCATGCACGAGCGGATCCACGCCTATTTACTGCAGCGGTCCCGCGAGGCGAGCGGATCGGCTCTGCTGCCCGCCATGGCGGCCATGA